The Lytechinus variegatus isolate NC3 chromosome 1, Lvar_3.0, whole genome shotgun sequence nucleotide sequence caaatccaatgcaaattgcgtatttagccaaaattcataaatgtatcattatttctacttttactgattaaacttaattaattttgccttgtttatgatcagaattatgtctggaacaatttccattgaaaaaacaataaaaaacaaaaagtaaaaaaacaaagaaatacataagaaattcataaaacaataaaatacataagaaatttatttccaaaccaaagtttttttgaattacgattgttaagaatgctacaaagaaaatttttaccaaaaattagcattctaggagctttatttagtgaattagagcaaaaagtatgatttatgcataaattagcataattaatatataaaataaaacctcattattttggaaaattttaccatacagccttgtagattacatcgcacactaccagcgtgcaaatttttgcgtcgctcgcgcgatcggcggccgagatcttaaggggggggccataatggccccccccgggaatgacaagaatcaaaataccccgggagatttagggttaaggcaACCACAGCCCTTTCGTCCCAACTGGTCTACGCCTGGcgtgcgactgagtgaggggagatgtaaCGTCatagctcttgtcagcttgagagtcgcagaccggtcagagacaattTGCAAGGAAAATTGTTAGGATTtaacatgtcgaatccttatgaaTGGATTGtaagctcaatccaacttccagACAGCAGATTTGCACGACGCGTATATGATATACAACgtgcatacgcagtagtaagcgccatttctcagttgctatggcaaaaagcgcatgcATGAGTCACAGACAGCATGTTAGTCGGATCACAAGGTGTGCTGTGTCCAGGCTTATGActaccttgcgattcatctctaCTCCCACAGTCGCAAGCCAGTTGTAGACCAGTCGGGTTGTAAGGTGTAGGTCAGCCTTAAGCCATCCAAGGatcatctctttttttaatccTCTGTCAAGTTGAAAAATGGTAATTCTTGCTAGTTATAGACCTGAATAGAACATTTGACATATGCCATATGCATTTGGTTTATTCCTTTTTTACAATATGACCAATTGAATGAATTTGTTAAGAGGTGGTTTATATGACCTTTATTTGGTCCcactttaatttgaaaaaagatcTGACTATCCTTTTGACTTGATAAACAGCATAATATTCATGTATAGTCGCTGATTTTATCATAAACTGTAGATATATGTGGTCTGGTTCTACTTCAAGTCTTAAAATTACAGAGTTGCAAAATGATACTGTATAGGTACCATGAGGCTGATTGAACTCGATTTTCCATGGCATTTTTAgaattgaatattttgaatgttttttttttccactaCGCAGACTCTGAAGGCATTTCTTCCAGACATGATGAAGAAAGATCACGGTCACATTGTCACCATCGCGAGTATCATGGGTGAACTGTCCGCTGCAGGGATGTCAGAGTACTGTATGAGCAAGTTTGCCGCTGTAGGCTTGCATGAATCGGTGTTACGAGAGACGAGGGCTGCTGGTAAAACAGGAATCCATTTCACGTTAGTCAACCCCTACATGATAAACACTGGCATGTTTGCAGGCACAAAGATCAGGTAATTAGAGCTTGTGTAGTGGCCCAGTCGTGTCAGAGATGTTTCTTTCTAGATTCCAATTGCATCTTCCTGATCAGAATACCATATTCCGATAGATGGATTCAAAAAGCAAGAGAATATCGTGCGTGTCTTATGGTTccaagtttttgtctcacctgcgaagcagagtgagactataggcgccgcttttccaacggcggcggcgtcaacatcaaatcttaacctgaggttaagtttttgaaatgacgtcataacttagaaagtatatggacctagttaataaaacttggccataaggttaatcaagaattactgaacatcctattagagtttcatgtcacatgaccaaggtcaaaggtcatttagggtcaatgaacttagaccatggtggagggatcaacatcgaaatcttaacctgaggttaagtttttgaaatgtcatcataacttggaaaatatatggacctagttcatgaaacttggacataaggttaatcaagtatcactgaacatcctgcacgagtttcacgtcacatgaccaaggtcaaaggtcatttagggtcaatgaactttggccgaattgcggatatctgttgaattcccatcataactttgaaagtctatggatctgattcatgaaacttggacataatagtaatctagcatcactgaacattttgtgcaagtttcaggtctcatgattaaggtcaaaggtcatttagggtcaatgaactttggctgaattgggggtatctgttgaattaccatcataactttgaaagtttattggtctagttcattaaacttggatattatagtaatcaagtatctctgaacatcctgtgcgcatttcaggtcacatgaccaaggtcaaaggtcatgaactttggccgaactgggtgtatctgttgaattaccatcataactttgaaagtttatggatctgattcatgaaacttgtacataagagtaatcaagtatcactgaacatcctgtgcgagtttcaggtcacatgatcaaggtcacaggtcatgtaaggtcaatgaactttggccatgttggggttttttgttgaataaccatcatatctctgtaagtttattggtctagttcataaaaagtggacataagagtaaccatgtatcactgaacatcttgtgcgagttagagtagtattcaaagtcagcactgctgctatattgaaccgcgtggtgcaggtgagacggccagaggcattccacttgttttcttttaagtcAGATAAGGGACTGCAGAATTATGGCTCATTTTGTAATTTCATAATGGCTTAAACAAACATGCAATTTTCAGGTTTTTTGTGTATAAAGGATTGGAAAGAATGATCGtcataaaatcaaaacaaattaaacaatagATAACAAAAGAATCGATTCAAGTTTGACATTTGTTTCTAAATTTTAATCTTGGAAATTCTTTTCACCAAATTGTGCTAAAGACTTTGAATCAAAAACTTTATATGAAGGAATTGAAATGTGTGTATCTTATTTGCATAGTTCATTTTTATATGCCCGTCCtacgggacgtattatggtatcacgctcgcataacttcagtttaactcaACCTAgactcatataatttggtgtgtatgatactagcataaaTCCGAGGTAGCCTATCaaatttgaggtcaaaaggtcaaggtcacagtgacatgatttcatcttacccttctgaagtccttgtaaacagAATTACTTCAGTTTATCTTAACCAAGGCTTATAAAACTAGGTgagtatgatactagcatggatcccaggttgattgattttgaggtcaaaggtcaagttgccaccttccacttttctttttcttgatttATGTAACCAATAAATTTCCGCTTTACAGTTTGGCATATTATGTGCTCGCCCCAGCGACactctttttcaaatatttgatctTTTTCAGCGGAGATCTGAGGGTGGGGGGGGTTTAAGTTGACAACCTGTCATAAaattcaatgaatgaatgaattaaagaaTAGAAAACTTAATACATATGaacaaaaatttgaagaaaaaaaaattatttatatggTATAGGAGTATCATGGAAATATATTCACAATTGCACAAGGCTTTTGCTATGACGGTGCAAATGTAAAAAGAGATTTGGgcttctatttttttcaaaatattgatatgGTTTTAAAAATGAGCTTATTATGGCACATGTAACTTTTGCCATCAGTGGTGAGTGTTGAATGCCTAATGAGTAGAAAGGCTTTTTAATCtgaagttttatgcaacggtgCCCATATGCCTTGTACTACAagtctctctttttctttctttaataaaTCTAGTTCTCTATTTGTTTACCCAAGGGGTGAGAAACATGTTATGCAGGTGATGTGTTTGTTTAGCAAGAGGTTAATTTTCTCATGTGAATCAATGCATTACATGAGTGGAACATCTTCAACAGGTGTGTTGACATTATGGTGTACGTAAAGCCCCCAAACTgagcaggaaaaaaaaagatattccaAGGTCTGCCAATAGGATACATACTTGAAATCCTGAGTGGTTTACTGTAAATTTAGTCAACACACTGTTTCTAATAAATTGTATACTACATTCGTATTAATATCCTTTCATTTCCAGTgataaatacaatgaaaatgaacaaaactgTATACAAGAACAATGATTGATGCAATGACCACAGGCCCACAGCAATATTCCACATAGAATTGACTAAAGAGTGAGAAAAAGAGTAACACCAGTTTAAAATGCCtgcagattttcaaaaaaaaatcaaatttattttcaagtcATTCCTCATTAGCTTGAGAAAGACAAAACATTCAAGGTACAGTCAAGCACTATCAGCTTGTATACATTGCAATACACAAGAAAAGGTGTTGAGAAATAAGAGAGAAAAGTGTAATCACAAGTAAATAACAATTGAAGGAAGGATGAAAATCCAATACAGCAATCCTTACAGAATATAATTGTTTGCCCTGGtgaaatgattttctttcagCCCTTATAGTGATTTGTTAGAAACAAAACCTCAGATCCAAGTCAAGATGAAgtcacaaaatgttgcacaagCCCTTTGATCAGAACACAAATTTGTAGGTGATTTGCGTGCAAATGCAACTCATATTTCTTGCAACACTCTATTATTACGCCTGATTTTGGGACATTGTCGTGATTTATTTAAGCACtatacagtgtgtataaaaaaaaacgggacagatttgaaaagtctataaatttttgtttcaaattatgatctttatattttggtgtcaataggtgctctgaagCCTTATCCTTTAAATGCCACTAAAATGATTAactttcgttcatgcttgagcgaacaaggaattttttgtctggggttaaaaaggaggcttgcaccaaaatggcataaaatgataaatatgatggtcggacttcttgctaatgaGCAGACTTCcttttaaccttttcattatctttgccataatttttgaattatgcggtcaaaattcattttcaaatcttcTTATTAgcttgaatatttctgttgttcctttttaatatgttctcttttagttttgaatattcctttAGGCAAGAAcgattttttaaaaccaaagtatgggagagcgtgtgttttttttcaaatcctttcattgtgtgctaaaGCCTCTTTTGAACCCCctacaaaaacgtcccgtgttggctcaagcatgaataaatttcatttttaaaaatggcatttcaaagataggATCTCAGAGCATCTTTTAACGTCAAAATgtagatataatattttgaaacaaattttttatagacttcaaaactgtcccgtttttttttatacgcactgtataaaaacAGATATAACTGATGTAAGAAATGACTGCTGActgctttttttttgtatttatgtttttattgtaaaacaaaataatatatacaataacaacaaaacttCATAGCTACTGTACTTaagatatctacacaaaatatcTACACAACTGATATACAGACGacacatacattgtacacaggACAAACACGATTCTCTCAGTAgcaaaaagataaagaataaataaataagtaaataaattaatcaataaataaaaatacataaaggcATCCAGATTCCAGAATATggagaaaacaataattttgtgAGGGATAAGCATTAATCTACATTAAAGGACCACTTCTTGAAATGCAGTGCCAACTTATCATTCTTTTCAGCTATATAGTATTCTGTTTTCTGTTTTACTTTGACAAAGGTTATGAAAGCCTGAAAGTTTAAATCAATTTCTTGAAACTTGCATCTCATAATATAGAATTTAAGAcataaaaataggaaattaatACACATATCATGTTTGCCACCAATATCAAAAccaaaaatgaaactgatatcAGGATAGACTGTTGTTTCATGAATAATACTATCAATGTAGTCTGTGAGCTTCTTTCTAAATGGTAAGACCTTTTCacattcacaaaaaatatgttttaaagttTCAGGGTATTTACCACAAAAATAGCACAGTGGTGATTCACTTCTATCGATTTTAAATAAGAAAGACTTCACTGCAATAGCATTATAATCTTGACTGCTGACTGCTTGTTTTGTATTGCCACAGATATGAGATGATCGTACCTACTCTGGAACCAGAATATGTCGCAGGGAAGGTGGTGGAAGCGGTGCAAACTCAAACAGCATTGGTACGCACACCAGTCTTACTGCATCTCATGGTGCTCCTTAAAGAGTAAGTCTACAGCTTTTTAGaatccttcaaaaaaaaaaccctttcaGATGGAGATGGATAGTGCTATCAATCACCAATGGTCATTAATCACATGTGTGAATCAAATTAGAGAATTACATGGGGACTTGGGTGATTTGCCCCCTGAAATGCTCTTAAATGCCCTGGAAAATGTCCATTAACTGGAATATTAAACTTACATGTATCCACTGTTGCAGATTATAACCCGTTGCCTCCGAGGCTCTTCGAATCCCATATGTTCAACACAGGGACCACCAGGTTCCGGTTAGGAATGGGTTAATGATCATAAGGTTGTGAAAATTAGCCTCCGAAATAAAAGGAATAATGATTTCTGTTTTCCTGGTCAAAATGCCCCTTGATCACCAGTGCTGATTCACATAAGTCATGACCATGTTTATGCTCTgtccaaataaaaaatataatataaatataatgaaaaatgatgatataaattTGTATGAAAGCAGTAACTATGGGTATAAGATAATTTTCTGCGCTGCAAGAGCtcataaaggacaagtccatcccatcAAAAAGTTGAATaagaagaaatagagaaaaatccaacaagcataacacttaaagtttcatcaaaatcagctgtaaaataaaaaagttatgacacttcaaagtttcgcttgatttcacaaaacagttttatgcacatcctggctggtatgcaaatgaggagactatgacatcatccactcactatttcttttgtattttatcatattaaatattctaattttttcctcattttcaagtgatacaacaattaattcctccctgaacatgtggaattagcattgtttaataccatatggctcagtcaagttggtccttattgtcaaatccataaaaaaaatgaaatattgtataatgcaaaccaaaaaacaacaaaagaaatagtgagtgatagacATCGACTgagtcacctagttgtgcatatcactgttttgtgaaaaataagcaaaactttaaaatataagtTTCTTATTCAGCATCCgattcaatgaaaatttcagcactataccagtttgatttttctctatttattcaggtcagcattttcctggggtggacttgatctttaattGTTTTGATTTATAGTAACATTTCCATCCTTTGGTAATTTCTTGTAATTCTTAATTCTGATGGGCTATTGAGCATTGCGCCCTTGGTATATTAACTACCTTCTAGTTCTTGATTTACATTGGCTGTTGAGTATTgtgtagttaccattggatggtaaGGTTACTATAATGATAACTTGTATGCAATAAAACCCTGAGCTGCTTGTTTCAGCAGAGCCTCTTCACTGTTTTCCTCATCTCAGcatgcatgaaaataaatacaatgtaaaaaattCACAAAGACACTGAGTGAATTCCTGCTAAAAGACACCAAGACATGCCAAGGTAGTGCATCATAACAAGTCTTTGCCTTGTCTCTATTAAAGCAAAGACTTTTATTGAAGCAGGCTCAGGCAGCAGCTAGGTAGCACACCTTAACAAGTCTTTGCCTGTCTCTATTAAAGCAAAGACTTAGGCAGCAGCTAGATTGCACACGTTAACAAGTCTTTGCCTTGTCTTTAAAGCAAAGACTATGGCAGCAGCTAGGTAGCGTACGTTAAAAAGTAATTGTCTTGTTTTTATTAAGGCAAAGACTCGGGCAGCAGCAAGGTAATGCACCATAACAAGTCATTGTCTTGTCTTTATCAAAGCAGACTCAGGCAGCAGCTAGGAAGCATACCTTAAAAAAGTCTTTGCCTGTCTTTATTAAAGCAAAGACTCAGGCAGCAGCTAGGTAGCACACCTTAAAAAGTCTTCACCTGTCTTTATTAAAGCAAAGACTCAGGCAGCGGCTTGGTAGCATACCTTAAAAAGTCATTGCCTTGTCTTTAAGCAAAGACAGCAGCTAGAAATCGCACCTTAACAAGCCTTTGCTCCATCTTTAAGCAGAAGTCCTTCTCAGTATCTTTCCTGCATTCCTCACTGATTTGTCTTTATATACTTCATACTTTCATGAAGTTCgcaaataatattttgacaaatttttggAGCCCTTTTCAAGCTTACTACAAAGTATACCAACCATTTGTGCAATAATACTTTTTTATCCCTTCTCTATCATCCCCATGCAGCTTATTACCTCAGAAAGCCATTTTCAGTATGGAGGACTTCTTTGAGACAGCCAAAGCTATGGATAACTTTGTTGGAAGACGTCACATCAAGAACAGCTAATCATTTATTCTTGACTACTCCCACTCCACTGCCATCGAAAAATGCAATGTGCCCAACTTCTTAGGAACCAATAAATCAAGGACCTTGAGTTTCGAGCCACATGAAATCTCAACTTGAGAAAGATCACCTTCCAGGAAGTTCAATTCCTTCAAGGTATTAAGGTTCATGAAGAGTTTTGGTAGCATAAGTTTAATGGGCATAAAGTGATTAAAAATGTTCTCATTACTATCTTAGCTCCATAAAAATTACAAAGCTATTCTGTAACTgtaagaaaaatacttcaattGATCACATCTCAACCATCACAGTCTTTGCATCATGAAATTGCATACTAAGTATGCCAATTTGACAGTCTCTCTCCCATcaaaaaaaatggtttttattccttttattcCACTATCACATGGAATTAGGAGATTGCAATCAATGTATATTTTACAcaccaatgataataatattgataatatcatattttacccgGGGTATCCACTACAGTTTCGAAAATTGTTCTCCCAACGGGCCCTGCTGAACATGATAATGATACTATTATTGAGCATGGCAAATGCTTATCAAATGTCATCTCAAAGGATGGTGGTGCCAAAGCTGACATTTTCaatccaactttttttttcaattacaactCACGAAAAATGCATTAAACTCATTACCACGTTGATAACCAGGTACATTCTGAATTCTTCCCTGTTGTGGGTCATCATCCCAGATTTGCAATGTACTGCTATACTCAAATATGCTTGTTATGTTATTCAGGCAGCGGCGTTGTAACGAGTCACTAAATCTCTGATCTAGTCAAGTCATTGTAGGGTTTAAGTCAAATCAGTCGAGTCACTGTACAAATGGAGTCTTGACTTGATTACAAGCATGGATTCAAGTTAATCAACTCAATACTGTGgtttcaaaattaaataattgattGATAACCTATGTTCTGCCTAGCTGCCAAAGTGATCCTCAAGTATTACATTTTAGTACTAGGTACTTATCAATGTAGGGTTTTTTTAGTCATATTTTTAGACAATGATTGTTTGTCTCATGTCTCATTTCTTATTGCATAGGCGATGTTGAGATATTAACAAAAGTgtgatattgaaaatttaatcCCAATGCTTTTCTTTAATCTGTCAGTTATGGAGGTCTTGAGACAAGAGACAAGTGTGTTTTTCATGTCTCATTTCATTCTCAAACACTGATTGCCTGGGCTATGTCTCTGTCTCAAAGAGAAATGTCTCTCCCATAGGCCAAGGTGGGACATTGAATAAAGGCCTTCAGATTTGAAGAGTTAATCTCAGTGCTTCGCTTCAATTTGTCAGTATTGGTATCTCGAGACAGTGATTGTGATTGTCTCATATTTCATCCCATTCTCAGATGCTGACGTCTTGGTTCTCTGTCTCAAAGAGAATTGTTTTATGTCTCAAACGCTAGGGTCAGGTGCTGAACAAATAACTCAATTTTGAAGAGTTATTCTCAGTGCTTTACTtcaattatgatgataataatataaagtaTTTCTAAAGCaccaaatccacattgattatgtgctcaaggcgctgaaatatactttatatattattattattacttcattctcctcacctgggttgagtgcagcacaatgtggataaatttcttgccgaaggaaattatgccatggcagggattcgaacccacgaccctctgtttcaaagtccaaagactagTCCAGTGGGCCGCAACGCTCCAATCTATCAGCGTTGAGTGTCTTTAGACAATGATTGTGTCTCATGTTTCATCTCAGTCTTAGACTCTGTTTTCCTTGTGTCTGTCTCTTGTGGGTCATAAAGGCTGAGACATCAGCGAAACATAGCATGTCTTGTGTCTTGTCTTAGTCTCTGCTGATTCTGGTCACAAGGGTCTACATCTCAGACGCTGTCTCATCCGAGACTGTCTCTGTCATAGATCTACACATGCACCCAGACTCCTGGGTTTTTACGTAATAGCGTAGAAAGCGTAAATGCTTGTAAACAAGCAACCAGAGGAGCTGAAGGCTTAAGGTCCTTTCCTGCTCTTCCGATTGAGCTACACTGTATCACACCTCGTCATATAATTGATGAGAAATATGCATATGATCATGGTACACACTCAGGCATGGTGTAGTGCAAACAACTCGTAATGATCAAAATGTTGATGTATGGTTAAATGACTTCATGTAAATGATCATCTTAAAGTTTATACCTGAAATAGAAACTCACAGATACTTATTTTTATAAATGATGTTACTGGTTTAGTActtaatttttacaattgatattgattgttaattacttgtttttacaatttatattttaattgtttactACACAACTAACGTGTATATATTGGCTGGTTGCAGTGGATACTTTTAATGATAACTCGCAATTATGAAACAAATGGAAAATTCAAGGTGAAAAGAAATCATGAATAaattgtttggttttttttttcactatcatATATGAAAGGAATATATATTCAATTAGCAACTGGAATGTCTAATCATTCCCACTtccatatcaaaaatatattaagtcatcatgaaccatttaATAATGAGAATTGACTTTGTATTACATGACATAGAGCTCCTGCTGGTATACGACACCACAATTCTACTCCATaaaaattatcttattttcaaTGGATGTTTGTTAAACcgtaaaatgttttctttatttttttgcatatattaaccctatctaggccacgGTATCTTGGGAGATCATATGGTTGGGCgcctccctgcccccccccccccttggagaTTTTGACTGTTGATCGCACGATCACACCGAAAATTGGCACGGAGGTGTTGATCTAAGTTTTGATGGAGacactctttgtggtgttcttggCAAATGTACGtga carries:
- the LOC121417934 gene encoding epidermal retinol dehydrogenase 2-like, translating into MILIDFLLDLVWMILSVLYYVGESLVLFLVPTAFRKKSIEGELVLITGAGSGIGRLQAIKFAAVGCDVVLWDINTKGIEETAKLVRKTGRKAWYYVCDVSKREKVYEVASKVKREAGMVTILVNNAGIIAGQKFINLTDDAIQRTMDVNALAHAWTLKAFLPDMMKKDHGHIVTIASIMGELSAAGMSEYCMSKFAAVGLHESVLRETRAAGKTGIHFTLVNPYMINTGMFAGTKIRYEMIVPTLEPEYVAGKVVEAVQTQTALVRTPVLLHLMVLLKDLLPQKAIFSMEDFFETAKAMDNFVGRRHIKNS